A stretch of the Synechocystis sp. PCC 7338 genome encodes the following:
- a CDS encoding NAD(P)H-quinone oxidoreductase subunit M, which yields MLVKSTTRHVRIFTAEVQGNELIPSDNVLTMDVDPDNEFVWNEDALQQVYRRFDELVESYSGEDLTDYNLRRIGSDLEHFIRDLLQEGKVSYNLDCRVLNYSMGLPKVENEETAGKYWLEK from the coding sequence ATGCTTGTCAAATCCACTACCCGTCACGTCCGCATTTTTACCGCTGAAGTGCAAGGCAATGAACTGATTCCCAGTGACAATGTCTTGACCATGGATGTGGACCCTGATAACGAGTTTGTTTGGAATGAAGATGCTCTCCAACAGGTTTATCGCCGCTTTGACGAGTTGGTGGAGTCCTACAGTGGCGAAGATTTAACCGACTATAATTTACGGCGCATTGGCTCAGATTTAGAGCATTTTATCCGTGACCTGTTGCAGGAGGGGAAAGTTAGTTACAATCTCGACTGTCGCGTCTTGAATTACAGCATGGGGTTGCCCAAAGTGGAAAATGAGGAGACCGCTGGCAAATATTGGCTAGAAAAATAA
- a CDS encoding glycoside hydrolase family 3 N-terminal domain-containing protein has product MAAINPGNWTLQEKIGQLVVVRASGFLFDHQIRYPAWEAPNQTLRNWLSNLNLGGVILLGGSGAELALRTAQLQSWASTPLLLAADIEEGVGQRFSGATWFPPPMTLGSIAEQNLDLAKQYAKQMGEVIAQEALAVGLNWILAPIADVNNNPNNPVINVRAFGETPEIVGTLVREFIAGTQQFPVLTSAKHFPGHGDTSTDSHLHLPVIPHTIERLETLEIPPFQQAIAQEVDSVMTAHILVPAWDDSNPATLSPAILTGQLRQKLGFEGIIVTDALIMGGITEIASPGEVAVRALEAGVDILLMPADPVPVIAAIAEAVESGRLTEERIEQSLQRVLTAKEKLAPAPEPNNFTINLQTGPGRELVDQIITTALQSGGDLPIVNLGDQSGKNLVIVDDLLAADYLDRACPALTWPLRGGYSAQILTAHLLEHYPMGQYPFVLQVFIRGNPFRGTAGLTPLTQALYRQCLAQPSLQGLIVYGSPYVLAWFQSQMVELCPHLPWAFSHGQMSQAQAIAISQLFGWQGLSDQSIQNGIFTT; this is encoded by the coding sequence ATGGCGGCTATCAACCCCGGCAATTGGACTTTACAAGAAAAAATTGGCCAATTAGTTGTGGTGCGGGCCTCAGGATTTTTGTTTGATCATCAAATTCGTTACCCTGCTTGGGAAGCGCCCAATCAAACCCTGAGAAATTGGTTATCTAACCTTAATTTGGGCGGAGTAATTCTCCTGGGAGGCAGTGGGGCAGAATTGGCTTTACGCACTGCTCAGTTACAAAGTTGGGCTTCTACGCCGTTACTTTTGGCCGCTGACATTGAGGAGGGGGTGGGGCAAAGATTTTCCGGTGCCACTTGGTTTCCACCGCCCATGACTTTGGGTAGCATTGCTGAGCAAAATTTAGACTTAGCTAAACAATATGCCAAGCAGATGGGGGAAGTAATTGCCCAGGAGGCCCTAGCGGTGGGTTTGAATTGGATTTTGGCCCCGATCGCCGATGTGAATAATAATCCTAACAATCCGGTAATTAATGTGCGGGCCTTTGGGGAAACCCCGGAGATTGTGGGGACTTTAGTGCGGGAATTTATTGCGGGAACCCAGCAATTTCCTGTTCTCACTTCTGCTAAACATTTCCCTGGCCATGGGGACACTAGCACCGATTCCCATCTACATTTGCCCGTCATTCCCCACACCATTGAGCGGCTAGAAACCCTGGAGATCCCTCCTTTTCAGCAGGCGATCGCCCAGGAGGTGGATAGTGTGATGACTGCCCACATTCTTGTGCCGGCCTGGGACGACAGCAATCCTGCAACTCTGTCCCCAGCTATTTTGACTGGACAGTTAAGACAAAAACTGGGTTTTGAGGGCATCATTGTCACCGATGCGCTGATTATGGGGGGCATTACCGAAATCGCTAGTCCTGGGGAAGTGGCTGTCCGGGCCCTAGAAGCGGGGGTTGATATTCTGCTAATGCCGGCGGATCCGGTACCAGTAATTGCGGCGATCGCCGAGGCGGTGGAATCGGGCCGCTTAACAGAGGAAAGAATTGAACAATCTTTGCAACGAGTGTTAACTGCCAAGGAAAAATTGGCCCCCGCCCCTGAGCCGAACAATTTCACCATTAATTTACAAACCGGCCCCGGCCGTGAATTGGTGGATCAGATTATCACTACGGCACTGCAAAGCGGCGGAGATTTGCCCATTGTCAACCTAGGCGATCAATCGGGAAAAAACTTAGTTATCGTGGATGATTTACTTGCCGCTGATTACCTCGACCGAGCTTGTCCTGCCTTAACTTGGCCTCTCCGGGGAGGATACAGCGCTCAAATTTTAACTGCCCATTTGTTGGAGCACTATCCCATGGGTCAATATCCCTTTGTACTGCAGGTATTTATCCGGGGCAATCCTTTCCGGGGTACTGCGGGGTTAACGCCCCTAACCCAAGCCTTGTATCGCCAATGTTTAGCCCAGCCATCCTTGCAAGGATTAATCGTCTACGGCAGTCCCTACGTTTTAGCTTGGTTCCAAAGCCAAATGGTAGAACTCTGTCCCCATTTACCCTGGGCCTTTTCCCATGGCCAAATGTCCCAAGCCCAGGCGATCGCCATTAGTCAATTATTCGGTTGGCAGGGTTTGTCTGACCAAAGTATCCAAAATGGGATTTTTACTACTTAA
- a CDS encoding NUDIX domain-containing protein, which translates to MPPQFPLATVGALVTAPDGRVLIVKTTKWRGTWGVPGGKVEWGETLETALKREFQEEVGLDLLEIKFALVQEAVNDQQFHCPAHFVLLNYYARSESTQVTPNEEIMEWQWVTPLEAFDFPLNSFTKLLLEDYQQRFILV; encoded by the coding sequence ATGCCTCCCCAATTTCCCTTAGCCACGGTTGGTGCGCTGGTTACTGCCCCGGACGGCCGAGTTTTAATTGTCAAAACCACCAAATGGCGGGGTACCTGGGGGGTGCCGGGGGGAAAGGTGGAATGGGGAGAAACGCTAGAAACCGCCCTCAAACGGGAATTTCAAGAAGAAGTGGGGTTGGATCTGCTGGAAATAAAGTTTGCTTTGGTACAGGAAGCGGTGAATGACCAACAGTTCCATTGCCCAGCCCATTTTGTTTTATTAAACTACTATGCCCGTTCTGAATCCACTCAGGTGACTCCCAATGAAGAAATTATGGAATGGCAATGGGTCACCCCCCTGGAAGCATTTGATTTTCCCCTCAACAGTTTTACCAAGCTACTTTTGGAAGATTATCAACAACGTTTTATCTTAGTTTAA
- the folB gene encoding dihydroneopterin aldolase — translation MDTLNVKGIRAYGYTGYFDAEQFLGQWFEVDLTIWIDLAKAGQSDDLNDTLNYADAVAIVQKLIRESKFKMIEKLAEAIANAILGTGKTQQVKVALTKCQAPIPDFDGDVTLEILRSR, via the coding sequence ATGGATACGTTAAACGTTAAGGGCATTCGCGCCTATGGTTACACCGGCTACTTTGATGCGGAACAGTTCTTGGGGCAATGGTTTGAGGTTGATCTAACCATCTGGATCGATTTGGCTAAGGCTGGGCAGAGCGATGATCTGAACGATACTCTTAACTATGCTGATGCAGTGGCGATCGTACAAAAACTCATTCGAGAGTCCAAGTTTAAAATGATTGAGAAACTAGCCGAGGCGATCGCCAATGCCATTTTGGGAACGGGTAAAACCCAGCAAGTCAAAGTGGCCCTGACTAAATGCCAAGCTCCCATTCCAGATTTTGACGGGGATGTGACTTTGGAAATTCTCCGGAGTCGTTAG
- a CDS encoding LysE family translocator, which translates to MGWSNIFSLFGAMLILAAVPSLSVLTVSSKSASGGFIHGFFATLGVVLGDIIFILIALWGLAFLQGAMGDFFVVLKYIGGIYLIWLGINTIRAKVNNQNLDKVDAKSLSSSFSAGLLITLADQKAVIFYLGFLPTFVDVNNIAYLDTAVIILTAMLSVGGVKLFYAFLAHQSRLLISKKNKQIMNYLAGALMISVGVFLLTSS; encoded by the coding sequence ATGGGTTGGTCTAACATATTCAGTCTGTTTGGGGCAATGTTAATCTTGGCCGCCGTTCCCAGCTTGAGTGTGTTAACTGTTTCAAGTAAAAGTGCCAGCGGTGGTTTTATTCATGGTTTTTTTGCCACCCTTGGTGTTGTTTTAGGCGATATTATTTTTATTCTCATCGCTCTCTGGGGCTTAGCTTTTTTACAGGGGGCGATGGGCGACTTCTTTGTCGTTCTTAAATATATCGGTGGCATTTATTTAATTTGGCTGGGAATTAACACTATCCGAGCCAAAGTTAACAACCAAAACCTGGACAAGGTTGATGCCAAGTCCCTCTCTTCAAGTTTTTCTGCCGGATTGCTCATAACTCTAGCAGATCAAAAAGCTGTCATTTTTTATCTGGGCTTTTTACCTACTTTTGTTGATGTCAATAATATTGCCTATCTTGATACCGCAGTCATAATTTTAACCGCAATGCTCTCGGTGGGAGGAGTGAAGCTGTTTTATGCCTTTCTTGCCCACCAATCAAGGCTATTGATCAGCAAGAAAAATAAGCAAATAATGAATTATCTAGCCGGCGCTTTAATGATTTCGGTTGGTGTATTTTTGCTTACTTCAAGCTAA
- the moeB gene encoding molybdopterin-synthase adenylyltransferase MoeB: protein MLNPNLAEIELSQDDYQRYSRHIILPEVGLDGQKRIKAASVLCIGSGGLGSPLLLYLAAAGVGRIGLVDFDIVDTSNLQRQIIHGTSWIGKPKIESAKHRILEINPFCQVDLYETQISSANALDIIAPYDIVIDGTDNFPTRYLTNDACVLLNKPNVYGSIFRFEGQATVFNYQGGPNYRDLYPEPPPPGMVPSCSEGGVLGVLPGIVGTIQATEALKIMLGAPNTLSGRLLLFNAWEMKFRELKLRPNPVRPVIEKLIDYEQFCGIPQAKAAEAADAQALPEMTVTELKALLDSDADDYVLIDVRNPNEYDIARIPGAVLVPLPDIEEGPGIEKVRDLVNGHRLIAHCKLGGRSAKALTLLKQAGIEGINVKGGITAWSQEVDPSVTQY, encoded by the coding sequence ATGCTTAACCCAAACCTAGCAGAGATTGAACTCTCTCAAGACGACTACCAACGGTATTCCCGCCACATCATTCTGCCGGAGGTGGGCCTCGATGGCCAAAAACGCATCAAAGCCGCCAGTGTCCTCTGTATTGGTTCCGGGGGTCTAGGTTCTCCGTTACTGCTCTACCTGGCCGCGGCGGGGGTAGGACGGATCGGTTTAGTTGATTTTGACATTGTCGATACTTCCAATCTGCAACGGCAAATTATCCATGGCACTTCGTGGATTGGTAAGCCCAAAATTGAGTCCGCCAAGCACCGCATCCTAGAAATCAATCCCTTCTGTCAGGTAGACCTCTACGAAACCCAGATTTCTTCGGCCAACGCCCTGGATATCATTGCTCCCTACGACATTGTCATTGACGGAACGGATAATTTTCCCACCCGGTACCTCACCAACGATGCCTGTGTGTTGTTGAATAAGCCTAACGTTTACGGCTCCATTTTCCGGTTTGAAGGGCAAGCTACGGTGTTTAACTACCAGGGGGGGCCAAACTACCGTGACCTCTACCCAGAGCCGCCGCCGCCGGGCATGGTTCCTTCCTGTTCTGAGGGAGGGGTTTTAGGAGTGTTACCGGGCATTGTGGGTACGATTCAAGCCACGGAAGCTCTCAAGATTATGCTTGGTGCCCCCAACACCCTCAGTGGTCGCTTGCTGCTGTTCAACGCCTGGGAGATGAAATTCCGGGAACTGAAATTGCGCCCCAACCCTGTGCGGCCGGTAATCGAAAAATTAATTGATTACGAACAGTTTTGTGGCATTCCCCAAGCTAAAGCTGCTGAAGCCGCCGACGCCCAGGCACTGCCAGAAATGACTGTGACAGAGTTAAAAGCCTTGCTGGATAGTGATGCCGATGACTACGTTTTAATCGATGTGCGTAATCCCAATGAGTATGACATTGCCCGTATTCCAGGGGCGGTGTTGGTGCCTTTGCCCGATATTGAAGAAGGCCCCGGCATAGAAAAAGTGCGGGATTTGGTTAATGGTCACCGCTTAATTGCCCACTGCAAACTGGGGGGGCGATCTGCTAAAGCTTTGACTCTGCTTAAACAGGCTGGGATTGAAGGGATTAACGTTAAAGGGGGCATCACCGCTTGGAGTCAGGAAGTTGACCCCAGTGTCACCCAATATTAA
- a CDS encoding DUF2237 family protein, with the protein MATMQDSQDKNVLGGDLKCCCKSPLTGFYRNGYCQTGPTDFGRHVVCAQVTAEFLEFSKARGNDLSTPQPAYQFPGLKPGDKWCLCAARWQEAKDAGMAPLVDLSATHASALEMISLDALIPHALPGQFTPEE; encoded by the coding sequence ATGGCTACTATGCAGGATTCCCAGGATAAAAACGTGTTGGGCGGTGACCTCAAATGTTGTTGTAAGTCGCCTTTAACCGGGTTTTACCGCAATGGTTACTGCCAAACGGGGCCGACGGATTTTGGCCGCCACGTGGTTTGTGCCCAGGTGACAGCGGAATTTTTGGAATTTTCCAAAGCCCGGGGCAATGATCTTTCCACGCCCCAACCGGCTTACCAATTTCCAGGGCTAAAACCAGGGGATAAATGGTGTTTATGTGCGGCCCGCTGGCAGGAAGCCAAAGATGCGGGCATGGCTCCGTTGGTGGATTTGAGTGCCACCCATGCTTCGGCGTTGGAGATGATTAGCTTGGATGCTCTGATTCCCCATGCTTTGCCTGGACAGTTTACCCCGGAAGAATAG
- a CDS encoding RluA family pseudouridine synthase produces MVEQIIEEVSDWDVSPELMVTANGDRLDKWLAENLPQLSRARCQKLIESGQVWCNGVICQNKKQILKMGDRLSVNIPELVPLDLVPQTIPLDILYEDDQLIIINKPAGLVVHPGPGHPDGTVVNALLAHCPDLAGIGGVQRPGIVHRLDKDTTGAMVIAKTELALHNLQAQLKEKTARRLYWGIVYGAPRETQGTVELPVGRHPGDRLKMGIVPPEKGGRSAVTHWRLLERLGNHSWLEFRLETGRTHQIRVHSKQMGHPLVGDNLYTSPGNLNVNLPGQALHAHQLSLIHPVSGETITAIAPMPAHFEKLLTYLRQRMH; encoded by the coding sequence ATGGTTGAGCAAATTATCGAAGAAGTTTCGGATTGGGATGTTTCTCCTGAGTTGATGGTCACCGCCAATGGCGATCGCCTGGATAAATGGCTGGCGGAAAATTTACCGCAGTTATCCCGAGCCCGCTGTCAGAAATTAATTGAGTCAGGGCAGGTGTGGTGTAATGGGGTGATTTGCCAAAACAAAAAACAGATTCTTAAAATGGGCGATCGCCTTTCGGTCAATATTCCCGAGTTGGTGCCGTTGGATCTGGTGCCCCAGACCATTCCCCTGGATATTTTGTATGAAGATGACCAGCTGATCATTATCAATAAACCGGCGGGGTTGGTGGTGCACCCTGGCCCGGGCCATCCTGACGGCACTGTGGTTAACGCTCTATTGGCCCATTGTCCCGACTTGGCCGGCATTGGCGGCGTGCAAAGACCCGGCATTGTGCACCGGCTGGATAAGGACACCACCGGGGCCATGGTGATTGCCAAAACCGAATTAGCCCTGCATAATCTCCAGGCTCAACTAAAAGAAAAAACTGCCCGCCGTCTTTATTGGGGCATTGTCTACGGAGCTCCGAGGGAAACCCAGGGTACAGTAGAGCTGCCTGTCGGTCGTCACCCAGGCGATCGTCTAAAAATGGGCATTGTGCCCCCCGAAAAAGGCGGTAGGAGTGCCGTCACCCATTGGCGGTTATTGGAACGGTTGGGCAACCATAGCTGGCTGGAATTTCGACTGGAAACGGGACGTACCCATCAAATCCGGGTCCATAGCAAACAAATGGGTCACCCTTTGGTGGGGGATAACCTCTACACTTCCCCCGGTAATCTCAATGTTAATCTGCCCGGCCAGGCCCTCCACGCCCACCAACTATCCCTCATTCATCCAGTGAGCGGGGAAACCATCACGGCGATCGCCCCAATGCCAGCCCATTTTGAAAAGTTATTGACCTATCTGCGACAGAGAATGCATTGA
- a CDS encoding sugar transferase — translation MTANSSPISVKALRALMRRGFYPTVSPRRYQGSRSSSLTGTVAKRVFDICFSLSVLVLCSPLYLAIALMISVSSPGPIFYVQERVGRKFKRFKCIKFRTMVTNADEVLENLMAGCPQTREEFEKNFKLRNDPRITWIGKFLRLTSLDEFPQFWNVLRGDMSLVGPRPLVPEELHKYGRQINQVLSIKPGLTGLWQVSGRNDIPYPERVQIDVYYVYYRTMTLDLLIIAKTLGVMLFPNNNGAY, via the coding sequence ATGACTGCTAATAGCTCACCGATCTCTGTAAAAGCCCTCCGTGCTTTGATGAGACGCGGATTTTATCCAACGGTCTCTCCGAGAAGGTATCAAGGTTCCCGCTCCAGTTCCCTCACCGGAACCGTGGCCAAAAGGGTATTCGATATCTGTTTCTCCCTGTCGGTATTGGTTCTCTGTTCCCCCCTTTACCTGGCGATCGCCCTGATGATTTCGGTCAGCTCCCCAGGGCCAATCTTTTATGTGCAAGAAAGGGTAGGGCGTAAGTTTAAACGTTTCAAATGCATTAAGTTCCGCACCATGGTCACCAATGCCGATGAGGTGTTGGAGAATTTGATGGCCGGCTGTCCCCAAACCCGGGAGGAGTTTGAAAAGAATTTTAAACTTCGTAATGACCCCCGCATTACCTGGATTGGTAAGTTTCTCCGGCTGACTAGCCTGGACGAATTTCCCCAGTTCTGGAATGTGCTCAGGGGGGATATGAGCTTAGTTGGTCCCCGTCCCTTGGTGCCGGAGGAGTTGCACAAGTATGGGCGACAAATCAACCAAGTGCTGAGCATTAAGCCGGGGCTAACGGGGCTGTGGCAGGTGTCTGGTCGTAATGACATTCCTTACCCTGAGCGGGTGCAAATTGATGTCTATTACGTTTATTACCGCACCATGACTCTGGATTTGCTCATTATTGCCAAAACGCTGGGCGTGATGCTGTTTCCTAATAACAACGGGGCTTATTAG
- a CDS encoding glycosyltransferase produces MKYALVHEWLTPKATGGSELVVQEILRHVTADLYALIDFESTNPQSYLYGCSIGTTFLQGFPRAEQGVQKYLPLLPLAIEQLDLGEYDVILSSSHAVAKGVLTAPHQVHICYCHTPMRYAWDLTFDYLNNSAMGRGIPGIFTRYLLHQLRQWDVVSANRVDYFLANSHHTARRIWRCYRRQADVVYPPVNLERFAYQEKKEDFFLTVCRLVSYKQVKLIVQAFNQLQLPLVLIGDGPDLSLLQELAQPNVQILGAQPNAVVEDYMARAKAFVYGACEDFGIALVEAQACGTPVIAFGRGGALETVVDYKKNPKTATGLWFDQQTVESLVRGVETFSAISHQISAENCFLQANRFSSRMFQTSYLALLEKYCHQVPHRT; encoded by the coding sequence ATGAAATACGCCCTAGTCCACGAGTGGCTCACCCCAAAGGCAACGGGGGGGTCAGAGTTGGTTGTGCAGGAGATTTTACGTCACGTAACGGCGGATCTATATGCCCTGATCGATTTTGAGTCCACCAATCCCCAGAGTTACCTCTATGGCTGCTCCATCGGCACCACTTTTTTGCAAGGGTTTCCCCGAGCGGAACAGGGGGTACAGAAATATTTACCCCTTTTACCCCTGGCGATCGAGCAGTTGGATTTAGGGGAATATGACGTCATTCTTTCCTCTTCCCATGCGGTGGCCAAGGGGGTGCTCACTGCTCCCCACCAAGTCCACATCTGCTATTGCCATACTCCCATGCGCTATGCCTGGGATTTAACCTTTGATTACCTCAATAACAGTGCCATGGGCCGGGGAATACCGGGAATTTTTACCCGTTACCTGCTCCATCAATTGCGCCAATGGGACGTGGTTTCCGCCAATCGAGTGGATTATTTCTTGGCCAATTCCCACCATACAGCTCGGCGCATTTGGCGTTGTTATCGGCGGCAAGCTGATGTGGTCTATCCCCCAGTGAATTTGGAGCGTTTCGCCTACCAAGAAAAGAAGGAGGATTTCTTCTTAACAGTCTGTCGTCTAGTCAGCTACAAACAGGTCAAACTAATTGTGCAGGCTTTTAACCAGTTGCAATTACCCTTGGTGTTGATCGGCGATGGCCCTGATTTATCCCTTTTACAGGAATTAGCCCAACCCAACGTGCAAATTCTTGGGGCCCAACCTAATGCCGTGGTGGAAGATTACATGGCCCGGGCTAAAGCTTTTGTTTACGGGGCCTGTGAGGATTTTGGCATCGCCCTGGTGGAAGCCCAGGCCTGCGGCACGCCGGTCATTGCCTTTGGTCGGGGGGGAGCCTTGGAAACGGTGGTGGACTACAAAAAAAATCCCAAAACTGCTACGGGACTTTGGTTTGACCAGCAAACGGTGGAGTCTTTAGTGCGGGGGGTGGAAACTTTTTCTGCCATTAGCCATCAGATCAGTGCAGAGAACTGTTTCCTGCAAGCAAACCGTTTTTCTTCTAGAATGTTTCAAACGTCATATTTGGCGTTGTTGGAAAAGTACTGTCATCAGGTTCCTCATCGGACTTAG
- a CDS encoding type IV pilus twitching motility protein PilT gives MNQPPRPSVPPLPPLPNNSPGRTAPSIRQESMAPETQFVPAPPSISQPQPQQRSATANLPTSPPAPSQAASGRSPGQPSLEELIRSAFEQGFSDVHVGVGEVPRMRDRGEMLPLRYEPTDQQTFMSWLREILTEDEIQRFKRELEFDGAKQYDFARIRINVLESLLGSAMVLRIIPLKILTLEQLRLPEVLRTVSDSHKGLILVTGPTGSGKSTTMAAMVDHINREHAKHIISIEDPIEFVHQSRRSLIRQREVGMHTLEFDHALKASLREDPDIILIGEMRDRSTVNTALKAAQTGHLVMGTLHTNSAIKTLERILTLYTAEEQPAMRTAIAESLVAVIAQGLCRTTDGKRAGFHDILINTETVKDYIRQGKYDEIAELMEDGEYDGMITANQSLFNLYQEGRITEETALEMAPVRNEMAMKLRGRT, from the coding sequence ATGAACCAACCTCCCCGCCCCTCTGTCCCCCCATTGCCCCCTCTGCCCAACAATTCCCCCGGGCGGACTGCACCTTCCATTCGCCAGGAAAGTATGGCTCCAGAAACGCAGTTTGTGCCAGCCCCTCCCAGCATTAGTCAGCCCCAACCCCAACAACGTTCTGCCACGGCCAATCTGCCCACTAGTCCCCCGGCGCCGAGTCAGGCTGCCTCAGGGCGATCGCCAGGGCAACCCAGTCTGGAGGAGTTAATCCGCAGTGCCTTTGAGCAAGGTTTTTCTGATGTTCACGTCGGGGTGGGGGAAGTTCCCCGCATGCGGGACCGGGGGGAAATGCTCCCCCTGCGTTATGAGCCGACGGATCAGCAGACTTTTATGAGTTGGCTCAGGGAAATTCTCACCGAGGATGAAATCCAAAGGTTCAAACGGGAATTAGAGTTTGACGGGGCTAAACAATACGATTTTGCCAGGATCAGGATTAACGTCCTTGAAAGCCTGTTGGGCTCCGCCATGGTGCTGCGGATTATTCCCCTCAAGATCTTGACCTTGGAACAGTTGCGGTTGCCGGAAGTTTTGCGCACCGTGTCTGACTCCCACAAAGGCCTAATTCTAGTGACGGGGCCCACCGGTTCCGGTAAATCCACCACCATGGCGGCGATGGTGGACCACATTAACAGGGAACATGCTAAACACATCATTTCCATTGAGGATCCGATTGAGTTTGTGCACCAAAGTCGTCGCTCATTGATTCGCCAGAGGGAAGTGGGTATGCACACTTTGGAATTTGACCATGCCCTCAAGGCTTCTTTGCGGGAAGACCCGGATATTATCCTGATTGGGGAGATGCGGGATCGGAGCACGGTCAACACTGCCCTCAAAGCCGCCCAAACCGGTCACTTGGTAATGGGGACTCTCCACACCAACAGCGCCATTAAAACCTTGGAAAGGATTTTGACCCTCTACACGGCGGAAGAACAGCCCGCCATGCGAACGGCGATCGCCGAATCATTGGTGGCGGTCATTGCCCAGGGTCTATGTCGCACCACCGATGGTAAACGAGCTGGCTTCCATGACATTCTCATCAATACTGAAACGGTGAAGGATTATATCCGCCAAGGTAAGTACGATGAAATTGCTGAATTGATGGAGGACGGGGAGTACGATGGGATGATAACTGCCAACCAATCCTTGTTTAATCTCTACCAGGAAGGCAGAATTACGGAGGAAACGGCGTTGGAAATGGCCCCGGTGCGGAACGAAATGGCGATGAAACTCAGAGGCAGAACATAA
- a CDS encoding DNA-directed RNA polymerase subunit omega gives MTKRSNLDSNHIIYRSEELLGAASNRYNITVRVAKRAKENRSEDFDSIDDPNMKPAIRAIIEMSDELTRPEIISDN, from the coding sequence ATGACCAAGCGTAGCAATTTGGATTCCAACCACATTATTTATCGTTCCGAAGAACTGCTGGGGGCCGCATCAAACCGTTACAACATTACTGTCAGAGTAGCTAAGCGCGCCAAGGAAAATCGCTCTGAGGATTTTGACAGCATTGATGATCCCAACATGAAGCCTGCTATCCGGGCCATCATTGAAATGTCCGACGAACTTACCCGTCCAGAAATTATTAGCGATAACTAG
- a CDS encoding DUF309 domain-containing protein, with protein MDANTSLGLGIKQFNRQDFYACHDTLEAVWLEANPTEKNFYQGILQIAVAHYHLSNHNWQGAVILLGEGIRRLKAFRPAHQGIETENLLQTSAALLAELQTITPDHLPQWLRDVEPEKLAPRIHIREK; from the coding sequence ATGGACGCAAACACCTCACTAGGCCTAGGCATCAAACAATTTAACCGACAAGATTTTTATGCCTGTCATGACACCCTCGAAGCAGTGTGGTTAGAGGCTAACCCAACCGAAAAGAACTTTTACCAAGGCATTTTGCAAATTGCCGTAGCCCACTATCATCTTTCCAATCACAATTGGCAGGGGGCTGTGATTCTTTTGGGAGAAGGTATCCGTCGCTTAAAGGCTTTTCGCCCGGCCCACCAAGGAATAGAGACAGAAAACTTATTGCAAACTAGTGCGGCCCTGTTAGCCGAGCTACAAACCATTACCCCAGATCATTTACCCCAATGGTTGCGGGATGTGGAACCAGAAAAGTTAGCTCCCCGAATTCACATACGGGAAAAATAG
- a CDS encoding DUF760 domain-containing protein, with product MEFNFDFHTSEQEEQRVNTLLQYLQKQHPETLAWIAQSASPEIKEIIYQNVQGLVGMLPIDDFDVQITTDREDFANLLASAMMTGYFLSRMEQRKNLESSFSGSDCL from the coding sequence ATGGAATTCAACTTTGACTTTCATACGTCTGAACAGGAAGAACAACGGGTCAACACTCTGCTCCAGTATCTGCAAAAACAACACCCTGAAACCTTGGCCTGGATTGCCCAGTCCGCCAGCCCTGAAATCAAAGAGATTATTTACCAGAATGTCCAGGGCTTAGTGGGGATGTTGCCCATAGATGACTTTGATGTGCAAATCACCACTGACCGTGAAGATTTCGCTAATCTGTTGGCTTCGGCCATGATGACTGGATATTTTCTCAGTCGTATGGAACAGCGGAAAAATCTTGAGTCTTCCTTTTCCGGCTCTGATTGTCTTTAA